In one window of Pseudomonas chlororaphis subsp. chlororaphis DNA:
- a CDS encoding 3-carboxy-cis,cis-muconate cycloisomerase, whose translation MNTPASNQLFDAYFTTRDMRAVFCDQGRVQAMLDFEAALARAEARVGVIPTAAVAPIEAACRAGLYDFSALGQAIATAGNSAIPLVKALGKQIAKSDASAERYVHLGATSQDVMDSGLVLQLRQALSLIDNDLARLGGILAAQAQRYATTPMAGRTWLQHATPVTLGMKIAGWLGAVSRSRERLAQLKPRLLVLQFGGASGTLAALGEQALPIAQALAEELQLSLPEQPWHTQRDRLVEFASVLGLIAGSLGKLGRDISLLMQTEAAEVFEPSAPGKGGSSTMPHKRNPVGAAVLIGAATRVPGLLATMFSAMPQEHERSLGLWHAEWETLPEICCLVSGALQQALLVADGLEVDAARMARNLDLTQGLVLAEAVSIALAQRLGRETAHHLLEQCCKRAVAEQRHLRAVLGDEPQVTAELSAAELDRLLDPAHYLGQAHAWVERAVAEHLALNA comes from the coding sequence ATGAACACGCCGGCGAGCAACCAACTGTTCGATGCCTACTTCACCACCCGCGATATGCGCGCGGTGTTCTGCGACCAGGGGCGGGTCCAGGCCATGCTCGACTTCGAGGCCGCGCTGGCCCGGGCCGAGGCCCGGGTCGGGGTGATCCCGACCGCTGCGGTGGCGCCGATCGAGGCGGCCTGCCGGGCCGGGCTCTATGATTTTTCCGCCCTGGGCCAGGCTATCGCCACGGCGGGCAACTCGGCGATTCCACTGGTCAAGGCCCTGGGCAAACAGATCGCCAAGAGCGACGCCAGCGCCGAGCGTTATGTGCACCTGGGCGCCACCAGCCAGGATGTGATGGACAGTGGGCTGGTCCTGCAATTGCGGCAGGCGCTGAGCCTGATCGACAACGACCTGGCGCGTCTGGGCGGCATCCTGGCCGCGCAGGCCCAGCGCTATGCCACCACCCCCATGGCCGGCCGCACCTGGCTGCAACATGCCACGCCGGTCACCCTCGGTATGAAGATCGCTGGATGGCTGGGGGCAGTGAGCCGCAGCCGCGAGCGTCTGGCGCAGCTCAAGCCACGCCTGCTGGTGCTGCAGTTCGGCGGTGCCTCCGGCACACTCGCGGCCCTGGGCGAGCAGGCCCTGCCGATTGCCCAGGCCCTGGCCGAGGAGTTGCAACTGAGCCTGCCGGAACAGCCTTGGCATACCCAGCGCGACCGGCTGGTGGAGTTCGCCTCGGTACTCGGCCTGATCGCCGGCAGCCTCGGCAAGCTCGGCCGTGACATCAGCCTGCTGATGCAGACCGAGGCGGCGGAAGTCTTCGAGCCGTCGGCGCCGGGCAAGGGTGGTTCCTCGACCATGCCGCACAAGCGCAACCCGGTGGGCGCGGCGGTGTTGATCGGCGCGGCGACCCGGGTTCCCGGGCTGCTGGCGACGATGTTCAGCGCCATGCCCCAGGAGCACGAACGCAGCCTGGGGCTGTGGCACGCCGAATGGGAAACCCTGCCGGAGATCTGCTGCCTGGTGTCCGGCGCCTTGCAACAGGCGCTGCTGGTGGCCGACGGGCTGGAAGTCGACGCCGCGCGTATGGCCAGGAACCTCGACCTGACCCAGGGGCTGGTGCTGGCGGAAGCCGTGAGCATCGCCCTGGCCCAGCGCCTGGGCCGCGAGACCGCGCACCATCTGTTGGAGCAGTGCTGCAAGCGCGCGGTGGCCGAACAGCGGCATCTGCGCGCGGTGCTGGGGGATGAGCCGCAAGTGACCGCCGAGCTGTCGGCGGCGGAACTGGATCGCCTGCTGGACCCGGCGCATTACCTCGGCCAGGCACACGCCTGGGTCGAGCGCGCCGTGGCCGAACATTTAGCCTTGAACGCCTGA